The Fervidobacterium pennivorans DNA segment TTCCAAGTTTGATAAATTCCTTGTCCCTGTCTGTAACAGATGGTATAGAGATGTCAACACCTGGAAGATTGACACCTCTTTTGTGCGTTATCGTTCCTCCACGTTCAATTACGCATAGTATGGCTTTTCTGGACTTATCGACGTCCTTAACCGTTAAAGAAACTGCCCCATCATTAATTAATATCTTTTCCCCAGGTTTGATTTCCTCGTAGAGCTTATCGTAGTTTATCCAAAAACGTTGGGCATTTCCAATAAATTCCTCACCACATACAATCTCTACTTCTTTCCCATCTTCAAGCGTTACGTAATCAGTTTCAAATTTTCCCGTCCTTATCTTTGGACCAGCTAAGTCTAAGAGTATGGCAAATTGATATCCTTTTTCTCTTACCTTTTTCAGTCTTTTAATCCTTTCTCTGTGAATCTCTATTGTCTCATGTGATGAATTTAACCTGAAGACATTAACTCCGCATTCTAAGAGTTTAACAATATTCTCCTCTGATTCACTTGCCGGTCCAATAGTCGCAACAATCTTCGTCTTTCTCACATTCACACCTCCAATCTTCTTTTTGCTTGAGAAAGCTTTATATTTTCCAGGTATTGCCTTTTTCATATTATACCACAAATTCGATAGAAAAAAGCCCGCGACTTGTTGTTGTCACGGGCTTTCTTATCGACTTATTCTACCTGAAGAATTATTCAATGTTCCATTTCATTACACCGACGATAATCACTATAACGTAAGCCCATGTAATTGAGAAAAGCGGTATAAGTGCTGCGCTTTTTACCCAGAAAATGTCAATAACATTCAGAACAATCATTATTGCACCCATTAAGACTGCTTTTCTCATACCTTGTCTGACTCTCAACTCGCCAAAATCCTTGGCAATTAGGAAAGTAAAAACAGCCAAAATTACGTAGGCTACTGGCGATATAGAGAGTCCTAACTTTGAGAAGAAAAGCTTGAAATCTCCTGAAAAGAAACCAAGGGAGATAAGAATGTAGACTGCTGAAACAACGTTTGCAATATTCATAGATGCCTTTGCTTGTTGTATCACCGCTAGTAGTATAGGCACTGCTAAAACTATGTTCGCTATGAACATCAAAACAGAATATGCGTTCACATTTGTCATTTATACCACATCCTTATGACCTTACAATGAGGCTTTGTATTCATCTTCTGTCAAAAGCTCGTCAAGTTCTGCAGGATTCGATATCTCTATTTGAACGAGCCAACCTTCACCTTCTGGGTCTTGGTTTATCAATTCTGGTGTTGCGTTTACCTTCTCGTTGACTGCCACTATCTTACCGCTGACTGGGGCATACACATCGCCAGCTGCCTTGACGCTCTCAAGTGATACTATTCTATCTCCTTTTTTAACTTCCTTACCAACAGCTGGAAGTTCTACGTAAACAATATCCCCAAGTTGTTCCTGCGCGTAGTTTGAGACTCCTACTTTTCCTGTTTCCGTATCGATCCATTCGTGAGTTTTTGTGTACTTCTTCATCCCATCATACCTCCCTTGAGCTTTGTTGTGAATTTATTTGCTAATTAATTATAGCACATCTTGTAAGATTATCCAACATCCAAAAACCTGATTCGCTCTCCATAAATCTCATATACCTCTCTTATTATCTCACTATCTGGATAATTTTCAACTATGCGCTTAGCATCTTCCCGAGCTATTAACATTAGCTCTGTATCTGATATAATATCTGCCACTTTGAACTCTGGAAGGCCGTGTTGGCGCGTTCCAAAGAATTCACCTGGTCCTCGCAATCTCAAGTCGTATTCTGATATCTTGAAACCATCATTTGTACTTGCAAAAAATTGCAATCTGTCCCATGCTTCCTCACCTGCTTCGCTCACGATTAGGAAGCAGTAACTTTGTTTTTCACCCCTGCCAACCCTTCCTCTAAGTTGGTGTAACTGCGCAAGCCCGAATCTTTCAGCGTTTTCAATGACCATTATCGTTGCGTTAGGCACATCAACTCCAACTTCAATAACAGATGTTGAGACCAATATCTTGATTTCTCCTCTTACAAATTTATTCATTACATCACTCTTTTCTTCGTCAGACATCCGTCCGTGGAGCAAGCCCATGGGAATATCAGGGAACGCTTCCTTGCTTAACGTACGGTACATATCCTCCGCTGCTTTCGCGTTGATTGCTTCCGATTGTTCTATCAGAGGGTAAACTATGTAAGCTTGGTCTCCATTTTCAAGAACTTGCTCTCTAACGAATTTGTAGACTTCTTTTGCTCGAGTGTGCCTCAATGTAAACGTTTTGATTTCCTTCCTGCCTGGAGGCATTTCATCAATGACAGACACATCCAGGTCTCCGTAGAGCGTAAGAGAAAGTGTCCTTGGAATAGGTGTTGCCGTCATGATAAGTGTATCGACAACTTTTCCTTTCGATATCAGTTCTTCCCTCTGCTTTACACCAAATCTATGTTGCTCATCGATTATTACAAGACCGAGGTTTGCAAAGTGAACATCTTCCTGAATTAATGCATGAGTGCCAACTACTACATCCAAATCCCCGTTTCTTAGAGCAAACTTAATCTTTTCTTTCTCCCTTTGAGAGGTTGAACCAATGAGCAATGCAACCCTGATACCAAGGTCTGTCAAATGGTTAAAGAGTTTTTGAAAATGTTGGATAGCAAGAATAGAAGTAGGAACCATAAATGCACTCTGATAACCTGCCTCGTAGTTATCTATTATTGCAAGTTCAGCGACTAACGTCTTACCGCTACCCACATCTCCTTGAAGTAATCTATTCATCGGGTCTGGACTTCTCATATCTTCGCGAATTTCTGCATGTGCCCTCTTTTGTGCGTTCGTAAGTCTAAACGGTAACTTTGATATAAATTCCTCAGCAAGCTTACCGGAAAAACTCTTAGGAATTCCACCAACTTGTTTGACATTTCTTTTCGATAGATATAAAGCTGTTTGAAACAAAAGAAGCTCTTCGTATGCCAGACGCTTTCGAGATATCTTGTAATGGAAAGAACTCTTTGGAAAATGCATCCCAGTATAGGCCTTCCAAACATCAATAAGCTTTCTTTCTTCAAGTATTTCTTTTGGTATCAAATCCCTCAAATTACATATGCTGGGCAAGTTATCGAGGATAATTTTTCTTATAGTCTTCTGCGTTAAGTTTTCAGTTAGCGAATATACAGGCAGAATCGTTCTTTCTGGAGAATCACTTAACGAAATCTCCGGATTTTGTATCTCCATCGCTCCAAAAAAACCTCTTTTAACGGTTCCCGTTACATAGACCTCACTACCTACAAGTTGTTTAACTTCCATTTCCTTGAATTCTTGGTTGAACCACTTCAAAATAACCTGGTTTATTCCGTCTTGCAAAAGTGCGCTAACAATTACCAAGTCTCCCTTTTTGTTTTTTTCTACACTCTTCAAAACTCCCTTAGTTGTAATTTTTTCGTTTTCTCGAACATACATTAGTGGTATGACTTTTCTTCTGTCTTCGTAATCCCTTGGAAAGAAACTGATTAAATCTCCTATAGTTTCAATTCCAAGCTTTTTAAGTAGTTTTTCCCTTGCCGGTCCTACACCTTTTGCATATTTTATAGGAAGATCCAATGGTTTAGCAAAATCCGAATCTTCACAAGTGATGGAGTATGTTAGAAAGTTATATTTAAAGCGTTCAACCATCCCTCGAACATGAGAAAGTCTCTTTAGTGCACGCTGTGTTGAAAGTTTTTTTGCCTCGATTATGTAGTCTCTAAATTCTTCGAGCTTAACCCGTATTTCGACGTCAGAAAGAAGGGGGTCATCTATCTTCTCGTAGTTGTCTTCAATATATTCGATGAGAGCGTTTAGAACCTCTTCACTTATTTCTCTTGATATTTCATAGCAATTATCAAGAAATTCTTCAATAAGCAGCATACTAACACCCTCTTTTTGAGGTCTTTAATAATACATAAAAAGGTACGTCCAAAGACCGCTATTTTGGAACCTTATCTTTTTAGTAGCCTTTCCAAAGATTTTCTCAAAATCCTTGTCAGGGTGTAGTAAATAGAAATTCGCATTCGGGAACT contains these protein-coding regions:
- the gcvH gene encoding glycine cleavage system protein GcvH; amino-acid sequence: MKKYTKTHEWIDTETGKVGVSNYAQEQLGDIVYVELPAVGKEVKKGDRIVSLESVKAAGDVYAPVSGKIVAVNEKVNATPELINQDPEGEGWLVQIEISNPAELDELLTEDEYKASL
- the recG gene encoding ATP-dependent DNA helicase RecG; translated protein: MLLIEEFLDNCYEISREISEEVLNALIEYIEDNYEKIDDPLLSDVEIRVKLEEFRDYIIEAKKLSTQRALKRLSHVRGMVERFKYNFLTYSITCEDSDFAKPLDLPIKYAKGVGPAREKLLKKLGIETIGDLISFFPRDYEDRRKVIPLMYVRENEKITTKGVLKSVEKNKKGDLVIVSALLQDGINQVILKWFNQEFKEMEVKQLVGSEVYVTGTVKRGFFGAMEIQNPEISLSDSPERTILPVYSLTENLTQKTIRKIILDNLPSICNLRDLIPKEILEERKLIDVWKAYTGMHFPKSSFHYKISRKRLAYEELLLFQTALYLSKRNVKQVGGIPKSFSGKLAEEFISKLPFRLTNAQKRAHAEIREDMRSPDPMNRLLQGDVGSGKTLVAELAIIDNYEAGYQSAFMVPTSILAIQHFQKLFNHLTDLGIRVALLIGSTSQREKEKIKFALRNGDLDVVVGTHALIQEDVHFANLGLVIIDEQHRFGVKQREELISKGKVVDTLIMTATPIPRTLSLTLYGDLDVSVIDEMPPGRKEIKTFTLRHTRAKEVYKFVREQVLENGDQAYIVYPLIEQSEAINAKAAEDMYRTLSKEAFPDIPMGLLHGRMSDEEKSDVMNKFVRGEIKILVSTSVIEVGVDVPNATIMVIENAERFGLAQLHQLRGRVGRGEKQSYCFLIVSEAGEEAWDRLQFFASTNDGFKISEYDLRLRGPGEFFGTRQHGLPEFKVADIISDTELMLIAREDAKRIVENYPDSEIIREVYEIYGERIRFLDVG